In one window of Lewinella sp. 4G2 DNA:
- a CDS encoding TonB-dependent receptor: protein MPRILLTFFACLILAGQALAQQTLSGVIVNTDGETILGATVVATGPAGSEAGTVSATDGSFALDLDAAGTYKMTVSYIGFVPYTRRVSLSAGRNVDLGKILLTEASETLQSVEVVGRRRIDYNSDYSFSGSKVAILNRELPQSISTVTKELINDRQAFQLVDAVRTVSNVAATGIYNHYNIRGITQADDGQVVNGMRTRQYYFLQPITAHLERVEVIKGPSSVTFSSADPGGTVNMVTKKPLREARREVSLSAGSFSTLRLATDFTGPLNPEKTLLYRLNAAYQQAKSFRDVVNNNALLIAPSLSYVPNESTALNVEMIFNNSEGNLDRGQPIFGAINGDFDLNSTPVTRNVGASNDHYRNNELTFTTSFSKRFTDKFGFNAQYMKQTWEEDLAEHRVDGTAVDIEGNVLPTLARLRYDRRQQFWETDNLSVYLDYNIESGDITNKILIGYDATRWERQIGAGFLRARRYLTLSGGQSNFNPANADNFQTMVVDGVTMPVPAVPHFDLENPFNGARNTDAYRLAELSIPANLTTSGGIYLQNQFKVGKLSALLNLRYETFTDIFNYEQDEQEFETSAFVPRIGLTYEVSDNVSAYATYLEGFQPHTNTVSLSPTAEGFFWAASPARFDPLESSLKEVGVKARLMNGRLFANLSIFDIEQKNILLGDTYDLETLTTRGKQRSRGFEMDVSGYVLPNFQLVVSYGFNDAEIVEDAIEEFIGERIGGAPRHNANFWGRYDFTNRFLSGVGVGLGAQYVDERFTWYNPTYATNRVLLPSYTVFEAAVFYRPSNTNMQLTLKVNNLFDETYWLGGLNPTRLGPGAPRNLLLTANYRF from the coding sequence ATGCCTAGAATTCTACTTACATTTTTTGCTTGCCTGATCCTCGCCGGCCAGGCGCTGGCCCAGCAAACGCTGAGCGGCGTAATCGTCAACACCGACGGAGAAACCATCCTGGGTGCCACGGTGGTGGCCACCGGCCCGGCGGGATCGGAAGCCGGTACCGTCAGCGCCACGGACGGCAGTTTTGCGCTGGATTTGGACGCAGCGGGCACCTACAAAATGACCGTTAGCTACATCGGGTTCGTCCCCTACACCCGGCGCGTTTCGCTGAGTGCGGGGCGGAACGTGGACCTGGGTAAGATCTTGCTGACCGAGGCCAGTGAAACGCTGCAGTCGGTAGAAGTCGTCGGGCGGCGGCGCATTGATTACAACAGCGACTATTCCTTTTCCGGCTCCAAAGTGGCGATCTTGAACCGGGAGCTGCCCCAGTCCATCTCCACGGTTACGAAAGAGCTGATCAACGACCGCCAGGCCTTTCAACTGGTCGATGCCGTCAGAACGGTGAGTAACGTGGCCGCGACCGGCATTTACAACCACTACAACATCCGGGGTATTACGCAGGCGGACGACGGGCAGGTCGTCAACGGGATGCGCACCCGGCAGTATTACTTCCTGCAACCCATCACGGCGCACCTGGAACGGGTGGAGGTCATTAAGGGGCCTTCGTCGGTAACATTCTCCAGCGCCGACCCGGGGGGGACGGTCAACATGGTCACGAAAAAACCTTTACGGGAGGCCCGCCGGGAAGTATCGCTTTCCGCCGGTAGCTTCTCCACGTTGCGGCTGGCAACGGACTTCACCGGCCCGCTCAACCCGGAGAAAACCCTGCTTTACCGCCTGAACGCCGCCTACCAGCAGGCCAAATCCTTCCGGGACGTCGTCAACAACAACGCCCTGCTGATTGCCCCTTCACTGAGCTACGTGCCCAACGAATCCACGGCGCTAAACGTGGAGATGATCTTCAACAACAGCGAGGGCAACCTGGACCGGGGCCAGCCCATTTTCGGGGCTATCAACGGCGACTTCGACCTAAACAGCACGCCCGTCACCCGTAACGTAGGGGCTTCCAACGACCACTACCGGAACAACGAATTGACGTTTACGACCAGCTTCAGCAAGCGCTTTACCGACAAATTCGGCTTCAACGCCCAGTACATGAAGCAGACCTGGGAAGAAGACCTGGCCGAGCACCGGGTGGACGGTACGGCCGTCGACATCGAAGGCAACGTACTGCCTACCCTGGCCCGGCTGCGGTACGACCGCCGCCAGCAATTCTGGGAAACCGACAACCTGAGTGTCTACCTGGATTACAACATCGAGTCCGGCGACATTACTAATAAGATCCTGATCGGGTATGACGCTACGCGCTGGGAGCGGCAAATCGGGGCCGGTTTCCTCCGGGCCCGCCGTTACCTGACATTGAGTGGTGGCCAGTCGAATTTCAACCCGGCTAATGCGGATAACTTCCAGACGATGGTCGTCGACGGCGTAACGATGCCCGTGCCCGCCGTGCCCCACTTCGATCTGGAAAATCCCTTCAACGGTGCTCGCAACACGGACGCTTACCGCCTGGCGGAGTTGTCCATCCCCGCTAACCTGACGACCTCCGGCGGCATCTACCTGCAGAATCAATTCAAGGTGGGCAAGTTGTCTGCCCTGCTCAATCTGCGGTACGAAACCTTTACCGACATCTTCAACTACGAACAGGACGAGCAGGAATTCGAGACCAGTGCCTTCGTGCCCCGGATCGGGTTGACTTACGAGGTATCCGACAACGTAAGCGCCTACGCTACCTACCTGGAGGGCTTCCAGCCGCACACCAATACGGTGTCGCTTTCCCCGACGGCGGAAGGTTTCTTCTGGGCCGCCTCCCCCGCCCGTTTCGACCCCCTGGAAAGCAGCCTGAAGGAAGTAGGCGTCAAGGCCCGCCTGATGAACGGACGCCTGTTCGCCAACCTATCCATTTTCGATATCGAGCAAAAGAACATCCTGCTCGGTGATACCTACGACCTGGAAACCCTCACGACCCGCGGCAAGCAACGCAGCCGGGGCTTCGAGATGGACGTCTCCGGTTACGTGCTCCCGAACTTCCAGTTGGTTGTCTCTTATGGCTTCAATGACGCCGAGATCGTGGAGGACGCCATCGAAGAGTTCATCGGCGAGCGCATCGGTGGCGCGCCCCGGCACAACGCCAACTTCTGGGGTCGCTACGACTTCACTAATCGTTTCTTGAGTGGCGTTGGCGTCGGTCTTGGCGCGCAGTACGTCGACGAGCGCTTCACTTGGTACAACCCGACCTACGCGACCAATCGGGTTCTGCTACCTTCCTACACGGTGTTCGAGGCGGCGGTCTTTTACCGGCCGAGCAATACCAATATGCAACTGACGCTCAAGGTCAATAACCTCTTCGACGAAACCTACTGGCTGGGCGGGCTGAACCCCACGCGCCTCGGCCCCGGGGCGCCACGTAACCTTCTCCTGACCGCCAACTACCGCTTCTAA
- a CDS encoding ABC transporter ATP-binding protein, with protein MNLSQPTGGLEAINLRKSYGSTVALDDLNFSVSGGEVYCLLGQNGAGKTTTINIFLGLLGATSGQALVNGESVAGAGVVPRAIAYIPEVVQLYGNLSGTENLDFFSQLAGQKHSREKLRQYLFDVGLPESAVGRPLSTYSKGMRQKVGIAIALSKQASFILMDEPTSGLDPKATEEFTELCRALAAEGTGIFMATHDIFNAVNIGSRVGIMRAGRIVHESNTTDVTPQELQQLYLKTI; from the coding sequence ATGAACCTTTCCCAACCAACCGGGGGCCTGGAAGCCATCAACCTCCGTAAATCCTACGGGTCGACCGTAGCGCTGGACGACCTGAACTTTAGCGTTAGTGGCGGGGAGGTGTACTGTCTGCTGGGACAGAACGGGGCCGGCAAAACGACGACCATCAATATTTTCCTCGGGCTACTGGGGGCCACTTCCGGCCAGGCCCTGGTGAACGGGGAGTCGGTGGCGGGCGCCGGCGTAGTGCCCCGGGCCATCGCCTACATCCCCGAAGTGGTGCAACTCTACGGCAACCTGTCGGGCACCGAAAACCTGGACTTCTTTAGCCAGCTGGCGGGACAGAAGCACTCGCGGGAGAAGCTCCGGCAGTACCTATTCGATGTAGGCTTGCCCGAATCCGCCGTCGGGCGGCCGCTCTCGACCTACTCAAAGGGGATGCGGCAAAAGGTGGGCATCGCCATCGCACTTTCCAAGCAGGCCTCCTTCATTTTAATGGACGAACCGACCTCGGGCCTGGACCCAAAGGCCACTGAGGAATTCACCGAACTCTGCCGCGCCCTGGCCGCGGAAGGCACGGGAATCTTCATGGCCACCCACGACATTTTCAACGCCGTCAACATTGGTAGCCGCGTCGGCATCATGCGGGCCGGGCGCATCGTCCACGAATCGAACACCACCGACGTGACGCCCCAGGAACTGCAGCAACTGTATTTGAAAACCATTTGA
- a CDS encoding ABC transporter ATP-binding protein, with product MLEAKNLSYQYPGGAALTFPDITCAAGETRLLLGKSGSGKTTLLQLLAGLRQPSTGGVTIGGTDLNALSGRQLDQFRGGNIGMVFQTAHFVRGLTVQKNLELAQSLAGKPRDDDRIKQLLQRLDLAGQGGKLPGKLSVGQQQRAAIARAVLNQPAVILADEPTSALDDDNARAVLALLQEEAAAVNATLLIVTHDNRLTTVVPNHTYL from the coding sequence ATGCTGGAAGCCAAAAACCTTAGCTATCAATACCCCGGCGGGGCGGCGCTTACCTTCCCGGACATCACCTGCGCGGCCGGCGAAACCCGGTTGTTGCTGGGAAAAAGTGGCAGTGGAAAAACGACCCTCTTACAACTACTGGCCGGACTCCGCCAACCCAGCACCGGCGGGGTAACGATCGGCGGGACGGACCTGAACGCGCTATCCGGCCGCCAGCTGGACCAGTTTCGCGGAGGTAACATCGGCATGGTATTTCAGACCGCCCACTTCGTGCGGGGGCTCACCGTACAAAAGAACCTGGAACTGGCCCAGAGCCTGGCCGGCAAGCCGCGCGATGATGACCGCATTAAGCAACTACTCCAACGCCTGGACCTTGCAGGACAAGGTGGCAAACTACCCGGAAAGCTTTCGGTAGGCCAGCAGCAACGCGCCGCGATCGCCCGCGCCGTCCTCAACCAGCCCGCCGTCATCCTGGCCGACGAGCCTACATCGGCGCTGGACGACGACAATGCCCGCGCAGTCCTCGCGTTACTGCAGGAGGAAGCCGCCGCCGTAAACGCCACGCTCCTCATCGTGACCCACGATAACCGCCTGACGACCGTCGTGCCCAACCACACCTACCTATGA
- a CDS encoding DUF3526 domain-containing protein, producing the protein MVRSPQLRLIARHTYRGIIDASVNRWLVGVFLALIATALFTAFFSYQQHQHEVEHYSTDVRERWENNPDKHPHRMAHYGYVAFRSKMPLSFFDRGLDSYLGNAVFLEAHRQNAVNFSSASQSSGLLRFGELSAGLVLQLLFPLLIFFWGFASVAEERKTGVTRLLLTQGARWGEVILGKALGIFGASLLVTLPALALTLVLLFLASTDGGLSASLVPFTLLALSYLAYTLIMSLLAVIVSALSDTPKTALLSLIGCWLLFVLVVPKLAQVTAQAIYPVPSKIEFDTAVEAAVLAQGDSHNPDDPHFNGLRDSLLAAYGVATTKELPFNYGGYLMREGERLSTEIYNSHQARLIDTYRQQNRVLKFVGLVNPYLAIKQLSMTLAGSDFATYQRFREETEAYRYNLAQTMNELQIEFISNTTTSSADKGATISQQYWRDFPPFEYGFLNNREMLTATAVSIVTLLAWLFGLVFGVAALAKTLKAY; encoded by the coding sequence ATGGTCCGCTCCCCCCAGCTTCGCCTGATTGCCCGACATACCTACCGGGGCATCATCGATGCATCCGTCAACCGCTGGCTGGTGGGGGTGTTCCTTGCGCTGATCGCTACGGCGCTGTTCACCGCGTTCTTTAGTTACCAGCAACACCAGCACGAGGTGGAGCACTACTCTACGGACGTGCGCGAGCGGTGGGAAAACAACCCGGATAAGCATCCACACCGGATGGCACACTACGGCTACGTAGCCTTCCGGTCGAAAATGCCGCTCAGCTTTTTCGACCGGGGGCTGGACAGCTACCTGGGTAACGCCGTATTTCTGGAGGCCCACCGGCAGAACGCGGTCAATTTTTCCTCCGCCAGCCAGTCGAGCGGGCTGCTGCGGTTCGGGGAACTATCGGCGGGGCTAGTGTTGCAACTACTTTTCCCGCTGCTGATCTTCTTCTGGGGGTTTGCCTCCGTCGCCGAAGAGCGGAAGACTGGCGTCACCCGGCTTTTGCTAACGCAGGGAGCGCGGTGGGGCGAGGTCATCCTGGGTAAAGCCTTAGGTATATTCGGTGCGTCATTGCTGGTCACGTTGCCAGCGTTGGCACTTACCCTGGTTCTCCTGTTTTTGGCTTCAACGGATGGTGGGCTGTCCGCCTCCCTCGTCCCGTTTACCTTGCTCGCGCTGAGTTACCTGGCGTATACGCTGATCATGTCCTTGCTCGCGGTGATTGTTTCCGCCCTCAGCGATACCCCCAAGACGGCGCTGCTCAGCCTGATCGGTTGTTGGTTGCTCTTCGTGCTGGTCGTCCCGAAACTGGCGCAGGTGACCGCCCAGGCGATCTACCCCGTTCCGTCAAAGATCGAATTCGACACGGCGGTAGAAGCGGCCGTGCTTGCCCAGGGGGACAGTCACAATCCGGACGACCCCCACTTCAACGGGCTCCGCGACTCGCTCCTGGCGGCCTACGGGGTAGCCACGACTAAGGAGTTACCCTTCAACTACGGCGGCTACCTGATGCGGGAGGGGGAACGTCTGAGTACGGAGATCTACAACTCCCACCAAGCGCGCCTGATCGATACTTACCGGCAACAGAACCGGGTGCTGAAATTTGTCGGTTTGGTCAACCCCTACCTCGCGATCAAACAGCTTTCGATGACGCTGGCGGGGTCAGACTTCGCCACGTACCAGCGCTTCCGCGAAGAGACCGAAGCCTACCGGTATAACCTGGCCCAGACGATGAACGAGTTGCAGATCGAGTTCATCAGTAATACGACGACCAGCTCGGCGGATAAGGGGGCCACGATCAGCCAGCAGTATTGGCGCGACTTCCCGCCCTTCGAGTACGGGTTCCTGAACAACAGAGAGATGCTAACGGCCACTGCCGTCTCGATCGTTACCCTGCTGGCCTGGCTGTTCGGTCTGGTATTCGGCGTGGCGGCCCTGGCCAAAACCCTCAAAGCTTACTGA
- a CDS encoding DUF3526 domain-containing protein yields the protein MIGLLTKELLRQRGLVGGLAVLLFAGLLSLYLGKAFLEKQQDILELTEHAQAEQLQRHLEYGHGDLGLFLYYVKFGFAGEVSPLAGLSIGRQDMRQAAQLVNIRNLEEQKHAHELVNPYFQLLGNFDFSFVLIYLFPLIIIALTFNLWSEERESGRWPLLAVQSHRPYRLLGQKLLLRLAIVLAVLITLLGAAVPYLGLSLDAAFFTVSGISVGYLVFWFALAWFVISHGKSSSHNALTLLTTWLLLTTVLPAAVNSAVSTIYPIPEAYETTIDSRDGYHTKWDQPKEAAINPFKQLYPEYAAYDHPEDASFSWFWYYAMQHMGDVEAAEARAAMKEKLRKRNNVTRAVGYLLPSVHTQLSLNSLAKTDLTNYLAYLNALEAHHEDLRQAFYQDIFDDVPAEGIDWEDYGMGNFSDRREVNPSLILPLVLISLVLFLLSHFAFKRTAARLAG from the coding sequence ATGATCGGTCTATTAACGAAGGAGTTACTGCGGCAACGGGGCCTGGTCGGCGGGCTGGCGGTCCTCCTCTTCGCGGGTCTACTGAGCCTTTATCTGGGGAAAGCCTTCCTGGAGAAGCAGCAGGATATTCTGGAGTTGACGGAGCACGCTCAGGCGGAGCAGTTGCAGCGCCACCTCGAATACGGACATGGTGACCTTGGCTTATTCCTGTACTACGTCAAGTTCGGCTTCGCGGGTGAAGTCTCGCCGCTGGCGGGGCTTTCCATCGGGCGGCAGGATATGCGGCAGGCCGCCCAGCTCGTCAATATTCGTAACCTGGAGGAGCAGAAGCACGCCCACGAATTGGTCAATCCCTATTTCCAATTACTGGGAAATTTCGATTTCAGTTTCGTATTGATCTACCTATTTCCGCTAATCATCATTGCCCTGACGTTCAATCTGTGGAGCGAAGAACGGGAAAGTGGTCGCTGGCCGTTGCTAGCGGTGCAGAGCCACCGGCCCTACCGCTTGCTGGGCCAGAAGTTACTGTTGCGGCTAGCGATCGTCCTAGCCGTACTCATCACGCTGCTCGGGGCCGCCGTACCCTACCTGGGGCTTTCGCTGGACGCGGCCTTTTTTACGGTTTCGGGTATCTCCGTAGGCTACCTGGTCTTTTGGTTTGCCCTTGCCTGGTTCGTCATCAGCCACGGTAAATCCTCCAGCCATAATGCTCTCACGCTACTGACCACCTGGCTGCTACTGACCACCGTTTTGCCGGCCGCCGTGAATAGCGCGGTGTCCACGATCTATCCCATCCCCGAAGCCTACGAAACCACCATCGACAGCCGGGACGGGTACCACACCAAATGGGATCAGCCCAAGGAGGCCGCCATCAACCCCTTCAAACAACTTTACCCCGAATACGCCGCGTACGACCACCCAGAGGACGCCAGCTTCAGCTGGTTCTGGTACTACGCCATGCAGCACATGGGCGACGTAGAGGCCGCGGAAGCCCGGGCGGCCATGAAGGAAAAGTTGCGCAAACGAAACAATGTCACCCGGGCGGTTGGCTATCTGCTACCCAGCGTCCACACCCAACTAAGCCTCAACTCCCTGGCCAAGACGGACCTGACGAATTATCTGGCCTACCTGAATGCGCTGGAGGCGCACCACGAAGACTTGCGCCAAGCTTTTTATCAGGACATTTTTGATGATGTGCCGGCTGAGGGGATAGATTGGGAAGATTATGGCATGGGCAACTTTTCGGACCGGCGGGAGGTGAACCCATCCCTCATTTTACCCTTGGTACTGATCAGCTTGGTCTTATTCTTGCTCAGTCATTTTGCCTTTAAGCGGACGGCCGCGCGGTTGGCGGGGTAG
- a CDS encoding ABC transporter permease, with translation MSSLYLALKNLLFKPLNGLLSVLLFALSIGLLSLLANLRLQADEQFDNNLAGIDLVVGAKGSPLELVLNSMYHVGYPTGNVTLGEVKAFFNPRHPIVEAAVPLSLGDSYRGYRIVGTTPDLLDWYGTSVGEGRVFAKDFEVVLGAEVAAKNKLGVGDSFRSSHGIVDEGEDRIEHDDDFKVVGILAPSETVLNQVILTTNQTYWHSHETHEAAGGDDDADDHAGHDHGDHEGHDHAGHDHSGHDHADHAADAPTSLLDADPDKEITSLLIKYKNASSFQALSFPRNINENTDLLAANPAYEISEVRRQFDSGQRILGILVLAITVVSALSIFIALYASLRERRYELALMRSLGAGRGKLFSIIVAEGLLVAIAGYLVGMLLSHGILAVLASNIDGEFRYELDPWRFITAEAWLLLVSLGIGFLAAVIPAIQASNTDIGDTLTEN, from the coding sequence ATGAGCTCGCTCTATCTGGCCCTGAAGAATTTGCTGTTCAAACCGCTGAACGGCCTCCTGAGCGTGCTGCTGTTTGCCCTGTCGATTGGACTGCTCTCCCTACTGGCGAACCTGCGCTTGCAAGCGGATGAGCAGTTCGATAATAACCTGGCCGGGATCGACCTCGTGGTGGGCGCCAAGGGCAGCCCGCTGGAACTCGTCCTGAACAGCATGTACCACGTCGGTTACCCCACCGGGAACGTGACGCTGGGGGAAGTGAAGGCCTTTTTCAACCCGCGCCACCCAATCGTGGAAGCCGCCGTGCCGCTCTCCCTCGGTGATAGCTACCGCGGCTACCGCATCGTGGGGACGACGCCCGACCTGCTGGATTGGTACGGAACCTCGGTCGGGGAAGGGCGGGTGTTTGCCAAAGATTTTGAGGTAGTGCTGGGTGCGGAAGTCGCGGCTAAGAATAAGCTCGGGGTGGGGGACAGTTTCCGCTCCAGCCACGGCATCGTGGATGAGGGCGAAGATCGGATTGAGCACGACGATGACTTTAAGGTCGTGGGCATCCTCGCGCCGAGCGAAACGGTCCTCAATCAGGTGATCCTGACGACCAACCAAACCTACTGGCACTCCCACGAAACCCACGAAGCAGCCGGGGGTGATGACGATGCTGATGACCACGCCGGCCACGATCATGGCGACCACGAAGGCCACGATCACGCAGGCCACGATCACTCCGGGCACGACCATGCGGACCATGCCGCCGATGCCCCGACTAGTCTTCTCGATGCGGATCCGGATAAAGAGATCACTAGCCTGCTCATCAAGTACAAGAACGCCAGTTCCTTTCAGGCGCTGAGCTTCCCCCGCAACATCAACGAGAATACGGATCTACTGGCCGCCAACCCCGCCTACGAGATCAGCGAGGTGCGTCGGCAATTTGATTCCGGGCAGCGCATTCTGGGTATTCTGGTGCTGGCCATTACGGTGGTTTCCGCGCTATCCATCTTCATTGCGCTGTACGCCTCGCTGCGGGAGCGCCGCTACGAGCTGGCCCTGATGCGGTCGCTCGGGGCCGGACGGGGGAAGCTCTTCTCCATCATCGTTGCGGAAGGATTACTCGTAGCGATTGCCGGGTACCTGGTCGGTATGCTGCTCAGCCACGGGATCCTGGCGGTGCTGGCATCTAACATCGACGGCGAGTTTCGGTACGAGCTCGACCCCTGGCGCTTCATCACCGCCGAAGCCTGGCTCTTGCTAGTAAGCTTGGGCATCGGGTTTTTGGCGGCCGTCATTCCGGCCATCCAGGCATCCAATACGGATATTGGCGATACGCTTACGGAGAACTAA